The nucleotide window ATCTGTCAATTTTTCAAAAAATAATTAAATTGTTGATTATCAGCTATGTTTTTTTGTAAAACGATTTTACAAAGGTATTACAATTATTTTTCATAGACAAACTTTCTAACTGCTCTACCTTTGTCTTGTTCAAATAACAGAACAGAAGAAAATTTTATAAAACAATATTAACAAAATTAAATTTAATTTATTATGAAAAAGTCATTATTCGTAGCTGCTATCGCTGCAATCTCTCTAGTTGCTTGTAAAAAAACTGAAGCTACTTCTACTGAAGGTAATGCTGATTCTGCTGCTGCTAACGTAGCTGATTCTGCTGCTGTAGTTTCTGATTCTGCTGCTAAAGTTGTTGATTCTGCTGCAACTACTGCTGTAGAAGCTACTAAAGATGCTGCTGCTGCTACAACTGCTGCTGGTGCTGAAGTTGCTAAAGATGCTGCTAAAGGAGCTGGAGAAGCTGCTAAAGGAGCTGCTGATGCTGCTAAAGGTGCTGCTGACGCTGCTAAAGATGCTGCAAAAGACGCTGCTAAGAAATAATTTTAGCATACGCTTAATAATAAAAGAACCGTTTCACCCAGTGAAGCGGTTTTTTTATGCTTAGTCATTGCCTGCCAAAGGCAGAAGCAATTTCATTTATAACAAAATTAAACAAGAATAGCCAAAGATAATTAGCCTTTCTTCTGTCTCAAAGATTCATAACAGGTAATCGCTACGGCATTGCTCAGATTCAAAGAATCAATACTTCCTGCCATAGGGATCAGGGTATTTTTTCCTTTTCCGATCCAGAAGTCACTTAATCCGGAATGTTCTGTACCGAATAACACAGCAGAGCGTTGTCTGAAATCTCTCTTATAAAGATCTTCAGCACTTTCATCCATAAGCGTTGTATAGATATTGAAGCTGTTTTTTTGCAAAAATTCCAATGTCTCTTTATTTTCAGCCTGATACACTTCCATTCCGAAAAGGCATCCCACACTTGATCTGATGACATTGGGGTTATAGAAGTCCGTTTTTCCGTCAGCAACAATCAGTGCATCAATTCCAAATGCTTCGCAGCTTCTTAAAATTGCCCCAAGATTTCCTGGTTTTTCTACACCTTCAACAATAATAACGGTAGAATCTTTTTGGGGAGTAAAAGATGAAAGAGGAATTTCCTTTGTGTGGTAAACCCCGATAATTCCTTCTGAACTTCCTCTGTAAGCTATTTTCTCATATACTTTCTCGCTTACGTAATGAATTTTTCCATCGGGAACGGCTCCTTTGAAAATACTTTCACAGATAAAGAACTCCAGGGGTTCAAAATCATACTGAAGGGCTCTTTCATTTTCCTGCTGGCCTTCTACTACAAAAACTTTTGATTTTTTACGAAATCTGTTGTCAGTAAGGAGCTTAGTGACATTTTTTATTTTATCGTTCTGGAAACTTTCTATCAACATGCTGCAAAATTATGCAAAATTTATGATTGAACTTCCCTGTCTTTGATAAAAAGGTTTCCCAGTTAATTTTGAACAGAACTTTATTGGGAAATATGAGTTTGCTTAGCAGTTCTAATAAAAATAGTATTTCCTAAGATCATTGAAATACAGCAAGTTGCTGTAATAAGAAGAGGATTGGCCATCCATGCGATGCCTCCACCATTCATTTCTACCCATCCTAATAACAGACAAGTCAAGCCATCCAAATTATGAGGTTCCGTATATACTGCTGTAAAGGGAAGGGAAAGTATAAAAATAAAGATACTTATAATGATGATGGCAAATGGCTTTTTCATGGCACTTAGCTTTCTGATGGTTCAATAAGATTGCTGTTGTCAATGAGACTCTGCGGCAGGTCTTTTTTATTTTTAATTCCTAATGACTTCAGTTTTTGGGTCTGGATGACAAGGTTGTCATTTCCGGTATGAAGCTGTTTATAAGCCTCATTATAGACGTTCTTTGCCTGGTCAAGATTTCGTCCCACTTTTTCCAGATTGTCTACGAATCCTACGAATTTGTCATAGAGCTTGGCTCCGCGTTCGGCAATTTCCATAGAATTTCGGTTTTGATATTCCCGTTTCCAAAGATCGGCAATCAGCTTCAGGGAAGTGATCAGATTGCTTGGATTAAGAAGCAGGATTCTTCTTTCATAAGCATAATTCCAAAGATTCTGATCTGCCTGCATTGCTGCGATATAAGCAGGTTCGCTAGGAATAAACATCATCACGAAATCTAATGATTTTCCATAGTCATCATATGCTTTCTGACTTAGCTGGTTAATGTGGTTTTTTATGGATCCAAGGTGCTGGCTTAGCTTTATGGCATAAACATCGACATCGGTTTCATCTACCAATTCTGTGAAAGCTGTAAGAGAAACTTTAGAGTCAATAATCACGTTTCTTTCATCAGGATATTTTACAACAGCATCCGGACGCATTTTTTTTCCGGAGAATTCCGAGAATAAAGCATTATTATCTTCGTCACGTAATTCATGTTCCAGGAAATATTCCCTTCCTTTTACCAGCCCTGATTTTTCAAGAATACTTTCAAGGATCATTTCTCCCCAGTTTCCCTGGGTTTTACTTTCTCCTTTCAGAGCGCGGGTGAGTTTTTTGGCATCTTCAGAAATCTGCTGGTTCAGTTCTGCAAGCTCTTTTACTTTTTCCGCCAGAGAGAAACGTTCTTTGTTTTCCTTTTCATAAGCTTCATTGACTTTGTTCTTTAAATCAGCAATTTTCTCCTGAAAAGGCTCAAGGATATTTTTTAAGTTATTTTGATTTAAAGTAGTAAACTTTTCAGTTTTCTCTTCTAAAATTTTATTGGCCAGGTTTTCAAACTGGAGTTTAGACTCCTCCTGAATTTTGATGATTTCTTCTTTCTGGGTATCAAGAGACTTTTGAAGGCCTTCATTTTTTGCCAGAAGTTCAGAGTTTTTAGCAAAAAGCGTTTGTTTTTCAAGGATATGGGTTTCAATCTGTGAGATTTGTCTCTGATTGATTTGTTTTAATTCCTGAAACTGGATGTTTAAAGAAGAATATTCAGCAGAGATTTTAGAAAACTCATTTTTCAGATCATCCATTAAATCCTGCTGCAGCATATTGACTTCTTTTTCTTTACTGATGTTCTGCGTAAGTTCCTGAATTTTCAGGTTGGAGTTTTCAAGCTCAGACTGAGCTTTAATAGATAAGGCGTTCAGTGTATCATAAGAACTCCTTGATACTGTTGATGATTTCAGTGCAAAATACAGTATAATGGCTCCCAGTAAGCCGCCGGCAACAAAGCCAATAATTAAATATATCATCTCCATCTTCCAAAATTATGAAAAAAGGCTGGAAGCTGTATGGGCAAAATAATAGTTGTTTGTTCTACTATTTTAAATATTGATAAAATGTCTGAGAAGATTTACCAGAGCTCCATTACTTCTCTCTTCCGGCCTCCCGGCTTCCTTTCTGAATTAGAATACCTATATTTATGGGAAATTTCAGAGACTTATGAATATTTTGTTGGTAGAAGATGATCAAAGAATCAGCAATTTTCTGATAAAAGGCCTTTCTGAGGCCGGTTACAATATAACCCTTGCCGATTCAGGAGAAAAAGCACGTGAACTTCTTCATACCTATGATTTTGATATTATTTTAATGGATATCATGCTTCCCGGGCTGGACGGAATGCAGCTTACACAAATTATAAGATTTAAAGGAAATTATACTCCTATTTTGGTCTTGAGTGCCCTGAACAGTCCTGACGATAAGATTAAGATGCTGGATATGGGAGCAGATGATTATTTATCAAAGCCTTTTCATTTTGAAGAGCTGATATCAAGAATTAAAGCTTTAACCAGAAGAAATAAATTAAGCTATAAGAAGGAAGATCAATATTTATCATGCGGCAATATCACTATTGACACAGATCTTCATAAGGTGACGCAGAATGATAAAGAAATAGAATTTTCTCCCACTGAATACAAACTTTTTACTTTCCTGATGGAGAATAAAAATAAGGTGCTCAGCAGAACCCAGATTTTACATAATGTGTGGGGAATTGATTTTGATAATACAACAAATGTAGTGGATGTTTATATTTCCTACATCCGTAATAAGATTGACGAGACAGAACAGAAGATTATCCATACGGTGAAAGGAACCGGCTATTTGATTAAAGACTGATCATGACACTCAGAAACAGGTTTACCCTTATTTCAAGCCTTTCATTCGGCATTGTTTCTATCATCACATCTGCGGTGATATTCTTTGCCTATTATGACAGTACCAAAATTTTTTATTTTGAAAAACTTCGCAATACGGCTCTTATTTCTGCTATTTATTATCTCGAAAAAGACGAACTTCCGAAAGACCGCCATGCCCAGATCAAAAAGGAATATAATCATCTGATTCAGAATAACAGGGTAGCGGTGTATAATCAGAATAACGAGGTTACCTTTGGGCATAACCTTAATGATAAGAATATAAAACCTTCCCATTTACAGGCTGTCCGGAATAATAAAGGAATACAGTTTATGTCTGATAACCAATTTTACTATGGTATTTTTTATCCGGATAACCAGGGTGATTTTGTTGTTTTTGTAAAGTCTTCCAACGATTCATTTCAATCCCAGATATTAAGGCTTTCCATTATTATGCTTTCAGTGCTGGTCATTGGTTTGCTTGCGATTTATTTTCTGAGCCGGTATCTTTCTAAAGTGGTTTATAAACCTATTTCCAATGTTGTGGAACGCATCAATAAAGTGGATTATAATAATATTTCTACAGCAATTACTTCTACCAATACCAATGATGAAGTTGAAGATCTTATTAAATCCTACAATAAACTGCTGGGCAGAATTTCTGAAAATGTACTCTTACAGCAGAATTTTATCAACTACGTTTCTCATGAATTTAAAACTCCGTTAGCAGCTATCTCCGGGAATCTTGAAGTTTTTGCCCAAAAGGACCGTACACCGGAAGAATATAAAAAGGTAGCAAAAGAGTCTCTGGAAAATGTATATGAAATCGAAAATATTCTCAATAACCTTTTACTGATGTCAGGAATGACCAAACTTGAATCTTCACATCAATCAATGAGAGTAGATGAACTGGTCTGGAAAATCTATGAGAAATTAGAACCTAAAGCCAAAGAAAATCATTCCTCCATTAAAATTCAGCTTCAGGTAACGCAACCCGCTTTGCTTGAATTTCCCGGAAACGAAACGCTGCTGTATCTGGCTTTATATAATATTGTAGAAAATGCCATCAAGTATTCTTATGATAAACCTGTAATCATTACTCTGTCAGAAAAAAATGCTCAGCTGTATATTGAAGTAAGAGACGAAGGAAGAGGAATTCCGTCCGATGATCTGATGAAAATATCTGAAACATTTTACAGAGGGAAAAATGTAAATACGATTAAAGGAAGTGGAATTGGCTTATCGTTGTCAAAAAGTATTTTTGATCATCATCATATTGTCATGAAAATTGATTCTGCTGTCAATGTCGGAACAACTGTCCTTCTTAAATTTCCGGTTCACTCGTAATCGTGTTATTTGTGAAATTATTTGTGCTTTTCGTGTTTTAAAATTCAATAGGAGCGGGTTTTAACCCGCTTACAAAATGCATTCAAAATTCTTCGGCTTTAGCCAAAACATAACTCTTCAAACAAAATTCGCAGGAATAAAAATCATTCTAATCAAACTCTAATGTTGAACTAACCGAATTTTAATTTTCTTTAAAATTCCCTCTAATCTTAGACAAATAGCTTTGTGGTCTTAAAATATGAGACCTTGAAGAAGCTATTTTTTACCCTATTTTATATTCATTGTTTCAGTTTCTTTTCTGCACAGATTTCAGATACCCTGAAAATAAGCAGAAGGGAAGCTGAAACTATCTTTCTGGCAAAAAACCTTGATCTTATTGCTCAGAAGCTTGAGATTTCACAAGCCGAAGCAAGAGCAGTTCAGGCTAAATACTGGCCCAATCCCAAATTAAGTATCAGTGAAATCAATCTGTGGAGAACCTATGATATTGAAGAGCAGCCAAAACTGATTGGAAACTGGGGGCAAAACACGCAGGTTGCCGCTGAAATAGAGCAGGTGATTCAGACAGCAGGTAAAAGACGAAAAAATATTGAACTTCAGAAAATAGAAGTGGAAGGTGAAAAGTATGAACTGCAGGAGGTTCTGCGTGAGCTTAAGAAAATACTCAGAAATACAATCACTGAAATTCTTTACAATCAGGAACAGCAGAAAATCTATCAGGGCCAGATTGCTTCCATTGAGAAATTAACAAAATCCTATAATAATCAATTAAACCTTGGAAACATCAGTAAAGCTGAATATGTACGCTTAAAGGCTCAGGAAATTGAATTCAAAAAGAAACTTATTTCATTAAAACAGGAAATTGAAGATCAACAGGTGGAGTTAAAAGCTTTGCTGATGCTGCCATCACAATCTTATCTGATGATTTCAGATTCATTCTCTATGCCTGAAAAACAAATTTCAGAGCTCGAAGTAAATCAATGGATAGAAAAGGCTAAAGAAAACCGCCCGGATATCATGATCGCAAAAAATAAAGAGAGGCATGCCGCCAAAAACCTGGAAATTCAAAATGCTATGAAAACTCCCGATGTTGCTGTTTCTATCGAATACGACCGCGGAGGGAATATAATGAAAGATTTTATAGGACTAGGGGTTTCTATGGATCTGCCGATCTTCGACCGTAATAAAGGAAATATTCAGGAAGCTAAACTGGAAATTGAGAAAAACAAACTTGAAACCCGTAAAGCCATGCTGAAATCTGAGAATGAAATTGTCTCTGTTTTCAGAAACTATATCCGGACACAGCAGGTATCAGAAGAAATCGATGAAAATTATGAGTCTACACTGGACGGTTTGCTGGTAAGCCATGAAAAAAACTTCAGACTGAGGAATATCAGCATGCTGGAATATATGGATTTTCTGGATACCTACATCGGGAACAAAATGATCATCCTGGATACCAAAAAAGAACTTAATCAATACTACGAAAACCTGCAGTATGTTGTAGGACAAGATTTATAAGATATGAACAAAAATTTGACCAAGTACATTGCTGCGGCTTACCTTTCTTCCCTCATTATTTTTACAGGTTGTGCCGGTAAAGCAGAAAATAAGGAAGCCGAAAAAGGATATTGCATCAGCAAAGAGCTAAAGAAAGATATTAAACTGGCTAAGGCAGAAATGCTTCCCATAGAAGAAAGTATAACCCTTACCGGAGAAGTGGAAAGTAATTCTGATAAGACAGTGCCTTTTGTAAGCCTTGTGGACGGAGTGGTGATGGATACTTATTTTTCCCTTGGTGATTACGTGAAAAAGGGACAGACGCTGGCCAGTGTAAAAAGTACAGCTGTGAATGAAATGCAGGATGATACCCAGACTTTGCAGGCTCAGCTGGCAGTGGCAAAAAGAAAGCTGTCTTCTGTAGAAGCGATGTATAAAGATGATATTGCTTCTCAGAAAGATTTACAGGAAGCACGTTCGGAAGTTGCCATACTCCAATCTAATATTTCCAAGACACAGAAAAATATGCAGCTGTATTCAGCGGGAGGGAATACCATTCAGATCAAAGCCCCGGCTGACGGATATGTTATTTCAAAGAATATCTCCAAAGGAATGCCTGTTACCACGGGTGGAGATCAGCTTTTTACCATTTCAAACCTGGATAAGGTATGGGTAATGGCGAATGTCTATGCTACCAACATGAGGCATGTTTATGTAAATCAACCTGTAGTAGTAAAAACGCTTGCATATCCTGATGACAGTTTCTCCGGAAAGATTGATAATATTTCCCAGGTTTTCAATGAAAATGAAAGAGTACTCAAAGCGAAAATCATTATGGACAATAATGGAATGAAGCTGAGACCGGGGATGTCTGCAGATGTTGTACTGCCAATTAATTCACAAAACAAAAGCGCTCTGGCTATTCCTGCAAAGGCCCTGATCTTTGATAACAACCAAAGTTATGTAGTGGTTTACAAAAAAGACTGTGAGTTGGAAATAAGACCTGTTACCGAGATTGCTTCCAACAGCCGGTATATTTATGTAGAAGGAAATTTAAAACCAGGTGAAAATGTCATTGCT belongs to Chryseobacterium gleum and includes:
- a CDS encoding TrmH family RNA methyltransferase; the encoded protein is MLIESFQNDKIKNVTKLLTDNRFRKKSKVFVVEGQQENERALQYDFEPLEFFICESIFKGAVPDGKIHYVSEKVYEKIAYRGSSEGIIGVYHTKEIPLSSFTPQKDSTVIIVEGVEKPGNLGAILRSCEAFGIDALIVADGKTDFYNPNVIRSSVGCLFGMEVYQAENKETLEFLQKNSFNIYTTLMDESAEDLYKRDFRQRSAVLFGTEHSGLSDFWIGKGKNTLIPMAGSIDSLNLSNAVAITCYESLRQKKG
- the rmuC gene encoding DNA recombination protein RmuC encodes the protein MEMIYLIIGFVAGGLLGAIILYFALKSSTVSRSSYDTLNALSIKAQSELENSNLKIQELTQNISKEKEVNMLQQDLMDDLKNEFSKISAEYSSLNIQFQELKQINQRQISQIETHILEKQTLFAKNSELLAKNEGLQKSLDTQKEEIIKIQEESKLQFENLANKILEEKTEKFTTLNQNNLKNILEPFQEKIADLKNKVNEAYEKENKERFSLAEKVKELAELNQQISEDAKKLTRALKGESKTQGNWGEMILESILEKSGLVKGREYFLEHELRDEDNNALFSEFSGKKMRPDAVVKYPDERNVIIDSKVSLTAFTELVDETDVDVYAIKLSQHLGSIKNHINQLSQKAYDDYGKSLDFVMMFIPSEPAYIAAMQADQNLWNYAYERRILLLNPSNLITSLKLIADLWKREYQNRNSMEIAERGAKLYDKFVGFVDNLEKVGRNLDQAKNVYNEAYKQLHTGNDNLVIQTQKLKSLGIKNKKDLPQSLIDNSNLIEPSES
- a CDS encoding response regulator transcription factor, which translates into the protein MNILLVEDDQRISNFLIKGLSEAGYNITLADSGEKARELLHTYDFDIILMDIMLPGLDGMQLTQIIRFKGNYTPILVLSALNSPDDKIKMLDMGADDYLSKPFHFEELISRIKALTRRNKLSYKKEDQYLSCGNITIDTDLHKVTQNDKEIEFSPTEYKLFTFLMENKNKVLSRTQILHNVWGIDFDNTTNVVDVYISYIRNKIDETEQKIIHTVKGTGYLIKD
- a CDS encoding HAMP domain-containing sensor histidine kinase; translated protein: MTLRNRFTLISSLSFGIVSIITSAVIFFAYYDSTKIFYFEKLRNTALISAIYYLEKDELPKDRHAQIKKEYNHLIQNNRVAVYNQNNEVTFGHNLNDKNIKPSHLQAVRNNKGIQFMSDNQFYYGIFYPDNQGDFVVFVKSSNDSFQSQILRLSIIMLSVLVIGLLAIYFLSRYLSKVVYKPISNVVERINKVDYNNISTAITSTNTNDEVEDLIKSYNKLLGRISENVLLQQNFINYVSHEFKTPLAAISGNLEVFAQKDRTPEEYKKVAKESLENVYEIENILNNLLLMSGMTKLESSHQSMRVDELVWKIYEKLEPKAKENHSSIKIQLQVTQPALLEFPGNETLLYLALYNIVENAIKYSYDKPVIITLSEKNAQLYIEVRDEGRGIPSDDLMKISETFYRGKNVNTIKGSGIGLSLSKSIFDHHHIVMKIDSAVNVGTTVLLKFPVHS
- a CDS encoding TolC family protein, translated to MKKLFFTLFYIHCFSFFSAQISDTLKISRREAETIFLAKNLDLIAQKLEISQAEARAVQAKYWPNPKLSISEINLWRTYDIEEQPKLIGNWGQNTQVAAEIEQVIQTAGKRRKNIELQKIEVEGEKYELQEVLRELKKILRNTITEILYNQEQQKIYQGQIASIEKLTKSYNNQLNLGNISKAEYVRLKAQEIEFKKKLISLKQEIEDQQVELKALLMLPSQSYLMISDSFSMPEKQISELEVNQWIEKAKENRPDIMIAKNKERHAAKNLEIQNAMKTPDVAVSIEYDRGGNIMKDFIGLGVSMDLPIFDRNKGNIQEAKLEIEKNKLETRKAMLKSENEIVSVFRNYIRTQQVSEEIDENYESTLDGLLVSHEKNFRLRNISMLEYMDFLDTYIGNKMIILDTKKELNQYYENLQYVVGQDL
- a CDS encoding efflux RND transporter periplasmic adaptor subunit; this translates as MNKNLTKYIAAAYLSSLIIFTGCAGKAENKEAEKGYCISKELKKDIKLAKAEMLPIEESITLTGEVESNSDKTVPFVSLVDGVVMDTYFSLGDYVKKGQTLASVKSTAVNEMQDDTQTLQAQLAVAKRKLSSVEAMYKDDIASQKDLQEARSEVAILQSNISKTQKNMQLYSAGGNTIQIKAPADGYVISKNISKGMPVTTGGDQLFTISNLDKVWVMANVYATNMRHVYVNQPVVVKTLAYPDDSFSGKIDNISQVFNENERVLKAKIIMDNNGMKLRPGMSADVVLPINSQNKSALAIPAKALIFDNNQSYVVVYKKDCELEIRPVTEIASNSRYIYVEGNLKPGENVIASNGLLIYENLKNQLNNSKK